Below is a genomic region from Methanobacterium sp..
CCATGATAAAATAATAATCCATGAACCGATTGAAATTCAAATTCTATTTCCCGTTTTTTCCCGGTGGCAATGGTTTTATTAATATTATCAATCCATAAACTTATCGTTTCTTCAGGTAAAGGTAATTCTTTAAAATTTTTACCAATTAGTTCCTCAACAGGTAAATTAAGCGTATCCGAACCATAATTACCATATAAAAATCTTAATTCTTTGTCTATCCTGAAAATAGCATTGGGAGAATTTTCAACAAGTGCCCGATATCTTTCTTCACTTTCCTGTAAAACCAGTTTGCTGTCCAGTAATCTTTTCTTCTCCAGGCCCATTTCACCAATAACACTTGCCAGGTTTGTAAGAAAACTCATGGCTTTTTCAATAAACTCTTCAGAGAACACATCGACTTTAGATAGTGCATCCAAATATTCATCTTCATCAAACCCATATTTATGCGCCTGTTGCCTGAAAAATTCCATATTTGGAGGTTTAAAGAAAAATTGGCCTGTAAAAAGGTTAGCTAAATGCTCACCTTCAATATAAATTGGCACGGCTATGTCCACAAGGCCATTAAGACATATATGGCTGGATTGTCTTTCACCGGCCTTTAATTTGTCACAAATTCTAGTGCCGCTTTCTATACACTTTTTAAGGGTTTCAGGATGCTTACGGTGAAAATTTAAACAAATATCCTGCCATCCTATAGCAACAGAACCGTCCCTAGCCTCAAAAACATTTCCATCCAAATCTTCTAAAGCAGATATAACTCCTGTTAATTCATAAAAACTGGTTAATAGCTCCTTAATCTTATCTATATCCACAAGATCTGTGAAAGAATAATTTTTAGACGTCATTAATTCAACCAGATATATTCTGTCACTGCACTGATTTAAATTTAATTCAATAATTTAATCATTAAATTTAGAGATAATATACAAAAAAGAAACTTCAACCATTATACCCAAAATAATATAACGGAATAAGTAGGGAACTATTATGGAATCAGATATCAAGCTTGAAAAACTTAAAAATGCTCTCAAACATAGAAATTGTACTGTAAAAAAGCATTCTAATGTTATGGAAATTACATTTGAAAATGAAGGAGATGCAAACTGGTTTGAAAGTATTTTTGAGTACTACCAAAGAGAATCTGCAGTATGCTGCCTAATGCCAATACGGCCAAAAAATGCTCCTTCTAAATTCATATTCAATGTTAAAGACCTGGATAAATTCATTGAACTAGTAAAAGAAGATTAAATTAAGTAATTTGGAGAAAAAATATGAAAGAAAGCCTTGGACCAAGAACTCTAGGTTTCCCTACACCTGTCTTTATAGTGGGCTCATATGACGGCGAAGGAAAACCAAATATAATGAATGCTGCCGCTGCAGGTATGTGCTGCCTTGTACCTCCCTGCATATACGTGTCTTTGCGTGAAGCAACTTACACTTACCATAATATCATGAAAAGGAAAGCATTTACTGTAAGTATTCCCCCTGAAAAGTATGTTGTGGAAGCAGATTATTTTGGACTTGCTTCTGGAAAAAAAGCAGATAAATTTGAAGTATCTGGTTTAACTCCAGTTGAAAGCGAACTGGTTTATGCACCTTATGTTAATGAATTTCCAGTGATACTGGAGTGTAAACTAAAAGAAACTGTCAATTTAGGATCCCACACCATGTTTATCGGAGAGGTTCTGGATTTAAAAGTAGATAAAGAAGTTTTAATTGACATAACATCCAAATCAGGGAAAAAATTGATTAGAATAAATCCTGAAAAGTTTTTACCAATTATTTTCGATATGTCTACCCGAAATTACTATAAAATAGGTGAAAAAATAGGTGATGGGTTTTCAGATGGTTCTAAACTACTAAAAAATAAATGAAAATTTAATTTTTTATAGTCTTGAGCTTAAAGACATGAAAGCTCTGAAAACAGGCACAAATACTGCTTTTCCAATTTTCAGTTTATATTTAAACCCTCTTCCACCCATTTCCTTTGAAACATCTTCTAAAAGTTCAGGAATATCCAGTTTTTGAGGGCATGCGTTTATACATTTCCCACAGCCAGTACAAAGGCCCGCATGAGTCTCATCACCGCCCATAACTCCCCCTAACTGACCCAAATAAAGAAAAGAAGCCCTAGCTCCTTCATTAAACATGTATTTGTGATTGTAAAGTTCAAAGCATGTGGGAATATTGACTCCCCTTGGACATGGCATGCAGTAGCCGCATCCTGTACAGTCAACCACCATAAGTTCTTCATAAACATCTTTAGCTTCATTGTAAAGTTTTAATTCATCTTCAGTGAGGCTATTTGGCAGAGCTTCATTTGCAACTTTGATGTTTTCTTTAACCTGGTTTTCTTCTCCCATTCCTGAAACAACACATGTGACTTCTGGGTGGTTCAAGACCCACCTTAAAGCCCAGTCTGCAGGGCTTCTTTTGACATCAGATTTGTCCCATATTTTATTTACTTTGTCTGGCACTTCTCCAGCGAGGAGTCCGCCTTTTAAAGGTTCCATGATGAAAACTGCAATTCCTTTGGAGTGGGCGTATTTTAAACCTTCAGTGCCTGCCTGATTTGTCTCATCTAAATAATTATACTGAATTAAACACGCGTCCCAATCATAAGCGTCCACAATTTCTTTAAAGGAGTTAACATTGTCATGGAATGAAAAACCGATATTCTTTATTTTCCCCTTTGCTTTGGCATCCTCTAAAAATTCAAAAACTCCAAGTTCTTTTAGTTTTTCAAAACTGCCTTTACCTAGTGAATGAATCAAATAATAATCAATATAATCTGTCTGGAGTTTTTCGAGCTGTATTTCCAGATATTTTTCCATATCCTCATATTTTTTAATGAACCATGACGGCATTTTCGTGCAGAGCTTTACCTTCTCTCGGTATTCACCCTGCAGTATCTCTCCTAAAAATGATTCGCTTGCTCCCCCATGATAAGGATATGCTGTGTCAATAAAATTTACTCCATTATCTATTGAATCATAAATCAGCTTTTTAGCGCTTTCTTTATCAATCCTACCTGTTTTTGTAGGAAGTCTCATTGCACCAAATCCAAGTGCTGATATTTTATCGCCATTTTTCTTAATTTCTCTCATCTGCATTTAACTACCTCACCCATCTGTCGATTAACTATCAGTCTAATAATTACTAAATGATTGAAAATTTACGTATTTTCAACCTCTCAAAAACCTTAAATATCGTAGATTTTTAAGTTTTTGAAGATTTTTTTTACTATTTTGAGATTCCATCCCATAAAAGTTCAAAAGCCATGTCTAAATTTTTTTCATTTAATTTCTCAGGATATTTTTCAAAATGAGTTACCACCGTAACTACATTACCCCAAAAATAATCCATTACCATTTCAAAAGATATTTCCTTTATTTTTTGTTTTCCAATGCCGTTTTTGTAAATTCCGAGCATGCTTTCAGCATGCGATTCAACCTGTTCTTTAGTAAGTGAAGTTATATAAGGAGAACAGTGGAAAGTAAGTATAAATTGAAATTTATAAGGATCATTAACACCAAAACGCACGAATTTAAGCCATAATTCTTTAATATTTTCTTTAAATGTTTTTTTATCGTCGTAATGTTCGCGGACTTCACACAACATGCTTTCCTTGGTGTATAAATATAGGCGATTTATAAGTTCTTCTTTAGTTTTAAAATAGTGGAATAGAGTCCCTGTAGCAACACCTGCTGTTTTTGCAATCTCTGCAGTGGAAGTTCCATGAAATCCCCTTTCAACAAAAAGTTTTAGGGATGCATCCAGTATTTTTTGTTCTTTTTCTTTCAAAGTAACACCATGCAAATTAATCTATTTATAGACTGATTAGTCAATTTAATATTTAAAAGTTGTGATCTGCAAGTTTTGTATAAACTCATAAATAAATTCATAAAAAATAAAATGTCTAATCACGCTTAAATTTGTTGAATACGTTTGATTGTGGGTGCTAACTTATAACAAGTTTGAATTAAGTCCCCAATTCATTAATTTTTCATCCAAAATGAGAGTTTTTATTGGTTAGATTTGGTAATGATTTGGGCATATCTATTTAATAGATTATAAATAATAAAAGATATATATTAACTATGAAAAATTTTCATTTTAGCGACCAAAAATCATGATATAAAATGAGAAATTTTCAAGTTATAATCAATAACTAAATATATTTCAATATAATATATTAAAATATTCATTCAAATTATTTAAACAAATAATTAGGAGGAAAAAATGCGCAATCTAGAAAAATTAAGTTCATTTAAACAGTATATTCCATTAACTAGAAAATCCAATGAACGAAATATTGGACTGCTGGTAGATGGACCAAATATGCTCAGAAATGAATTCCATCTGGATCTAGAGATGATAAAAGAGATAGTATCAGAAAACGGTACAATAAAGGTTGCAAAGGTTCTTATGAACCAGTATGCTTCAGATAAGCTTATAGAAGCTGTAGTAAATCAAGGTTTTACTCCCATAATAGTGGCAGGAGATGTAGATGTTCAACTTGCGGTAGAAGCTTTCGAACTTGTTTATAATCCTAATATTGATGTTATTGCTCTTATGACTCGTAATGCAGACTTTTTACCATTAATAAACATCGCTAAAGAAAATGGGAAAGAAACCATGGTAATTGGAGCCGAACCTGGTTTCAGTGTAGCCTTAAAAAACTCAGCAGATAGTGCAATAGTCCTGAATACCCAACCAACTCCTGAAACTGCCTAAAATTCACTTTTTATCATTTTACCTATTCACTGCAAAGTGAAATATTTTTATCTTTTTTAATAGGTAGATCCATGGAATTTATTCATAAAATCTTTTTTTTAATTTTTAAATAAAATACATAATCAGCTTTTCAATTATGAAAAACCATTCCCCTTAAATTCAGAGGACTAATATGATTTATCTAAAAGAAGCAGTACTTCAAGACAGAAAAAAAATTTACAACTGGCTTTATTTTTCAGACTTTTCCTCTTTTTTAAATGAATTACAATCTTCTAGCCAAATTCCTTCACCCCCCAAATTTAAAGAATATTATGAAGACTTCTTTTTTGAAAGTTCTAGTCCAGAAAAAGGACAGGGATACATTATACTTATTAATGAAGATGAAGAAGATGAAATAGGGTTTATATCTTATACCTCCTTTCATTTAATGAACGGAATTGCCGAACTGGATATATGGCTTAAATCACTTAATTATACAGGCAAAGGGTATGGAACATCTGCTTTAAAGAATTTAAGTGAGAAATTATTCAATGAAGGATTTCATACTTTGATTATACGGCCTTGTGCAAAAAATATTCGAGCGGTAAATTCATATAAAAAAGCAGGATTTGTTGAATCTGTTTTTGAACCTGAAAAATATTATAAAAAAGAATATATTGACGAATATGCACCGGGAGATTGCTGATGGTGAAGATATATTTATGGTGTTAAAAAATATTTAAAATAATTTTGCCAATATTTTTAACAATAAAACTTTTAATTCAGTTTAATCTAATACTTATTGACAGCGGTTTTGCGGAGCAATCCACCTGCTCAAAAATCAAGTGCCGGGATAGTCTAGTCAGGTAAGGCGTAGGATTCGAAATCCTATGAGCGTCGCTCACCCTGGGTTCAAATCCCAGTCCCGGCGTAATTTCCTTTTAAAATGAAACTAAATATGTAATTATTCCCGAATTATATGGCTAATTTAAATGAGTGCCTATTTTTTTGGCATTTCCACTCCATATTTGGCTAAAGATCTTGCAATTGCATAAGTTGCTATGAGAGCTATGATAGTTACAATTATGGCATAGATAAAGAGTCCCATGAGCGCATTACCTGTGCCTATATATAACAGGATTAAAGCTTGGATTGCCGGGTTCCATGCAAGAGCTGCAATTAAACCAAATGCTGCAGTTATTAATGCCGGGGAAACTTCGTTTTTCGGCCTCAAAATCTTTGATTTTGAAGGCTGCAAATGTTTCAATGAATAGTTTCTTTGCATCTACTTCTCCCATGTACGTCCTCCTAAAATAGATTAAATGATAATAATTCCCTCAACATATAATATTCTATGAAAAATAAAAATCAAATATTGCTTTTGACATCCAAATACTGCCATTTTAACTTATATCCTTGAAAGTAACGTGCGGATCATTTATTTTAAATTAGTTATCGCCCTCTAGAACAAATTTCAACTGAACTATCCCCAAGTTTTAAAATACTATTTTTTTATTGTAAAAGTAATGTATTGTCTTTATTTACATCTAAAAAATAGACACATGCCCCCATTTCAAATTAGATTAGTTTTCATGTGCTCTTACATAAATGAGTATCCTTATGAGATTCATATTTACTGTACATGTTTTAAAAGCTACTTTAAAAATATAAGCCTACTTAGAGGCGTTTTATGGAAATAAAATTTAAAAATATCAAAGAAAGACAGGTAGCATATATAATAGCAACCGGACGTGGACATATACCTCCTATTTTTAGTGAATTAATAGATTACATTACAAAAAACAATATATCAACTATTGAACATTATTACTGTACCTTCTTTAACAACACCCTCAATGTAGACCCTGAAGAGTTACATTATGAAATAGGGATCCCCATCACTGGAGATGTATCTGAAGAAGGGAGGATACAAATTAAAAAAATACCTGGAAATCAGGTTGTATCAACCATACATAAAGGCAGTTATAACAAGATAAATCATGTCTACCACGCTTTAATGGAGCACGCCGTTGAAAATGGATATCTAATATCCGGACCTGCTACTGAGATTTATATTAAAGGCACACATGAAGTTTCAAGAAATGAAGTCTCAGTGGAAGTGCGTTTTCCTGTAATTAAAAAGTAAATATGTATTTAACAACTGTTTTTCATTTAATACAAAATAATAAATCCATTTATCTAATTAAACATGATATTATTCTTATTTTAATATTTAGTAGTTCTCATGTGCTCTTACTAAACTTATATTTCTATTATCCCTATAATAAGATAATAAATACCTTTATTTTAAAGAAATTGTCAGGAAGTGCAGTTATGAAAATAGAAATTAAGAATATAGAAAAAAGTAAAGCAGCTTATGTATCTGTAACCGGTCCTTACGATCAGATACCTGAAATTTTAGAAGAAGTAGTTGGTTATGTTATAAAAGAGAATTTACAGATTACAGAGCCTCCTTACGGAGTATACATAAATAGTCCAATGGATGTACCTCCAGAAGAACTACAATATGAAATGGGGATTACATTTATAGGAGATGCAAATGGTGAGGGTAGAGTTAAAATTAAAGAAATTCTTGCCCATCAGGCCGTTTCAACAGTATACAAAGGACCATACGGACAAGCTGCACAAATATATCAAGCTTTAATAGAATATGCCGATGAAAACAGTTATAATATAGTAGGGCCAGTTAAAGAAATATACATGAACAATCCTATGGAAGTATCAGAGGACGAGTTACTTACTGAGGTTCAGTTTCCAGTGATGAAAAAATAGTTACATGAGCAGGTCAATAGTTTACTGGAGGACTAATTATGGAAGTAGAAGAGAAAAGAATTAAAGATACACAAGTAGCTTTTATGCGGTACAAAGGTGGTTACGAGAAGATTCCAGAACTTATTGCAGAAACAGTGCAATGGGTAACAGACAAAGGATTGAATATGACTGGAATGATTTATGGAGCTTATTTTAACAGCCCTGAAGATGTACCCTCAGAACAACTGCGTTATGAAATAGGTGCCTCCTTCGAGGGTAATGCAGAAGATGAAGGAAAAGTAATGGTTAAAATAATTCCAGAACATACTGTAATTGCAACACTTCATAAAGGACCTTATACAGAAGTTGGACCGGTAATCCGCGGATTAGCAGAACATGCAGATAAAAATGGATATGATATAATAGGGCCTGTTACAGAAGTTTATCTTAACAACCCCAATGAAACTGAACCAGGTGAATTGCTCACTGAAGTGCAGTTTCCAGTAATTAAAATAGGATAATAACCATCAATTTTTAAAGATTTTGTCTCACAAACTAAACCCTATTTGTGATGGAAAAAAATGATAGCTGTTACCGGCGCGACAGGACACATTGGAAATGTACTCGTCCGAAAATTACTTGCAAGAGGCGAAACTGTAAGGGCAATTGTGCCCCCATTTGAAGATATAAAGCCTCTTGAGGGATTAGAAGTCGAAATAGTTGAAGGTGATGTGCGTGATGCGGATTCACTTACCAAAGCATTTCGCAGCGCCGAAATTGTCTATCATTTAGCAGGCATTGTAACAATATCATCTGGAAATGATGATTTTCTTTACCAGGTGAACGTTGAAGGAACAAAAAACGTTGTTAACTCCTGTTTAAAAAACAATGTGAAACGCATGGTCTATGTTAGCTCTGTTCATGCCCTTAAAGAACCTCCTCACGGTACAGTAATTGATGAAACATGCGATTACGATCCAGAATGTACAAGGGGAAGCTACGACAGGTCCAAGGCTTTAGCATCCCTTGAAGTGATTAAAGGTATTGACAAAAACCTTGATTCAGTGCTGGTCTGTCCCAGTGGAGTGATAGGGCCTTATGATTACAGAATATCTCAAATGGGACATTTGTTTATTAACTTTATGAAAGGCGATTTAAAAGCCAGAGTTGATGGGGCTTATGACTTTGTTGATGTTCGAGATGTGGCAGAGGGAATAATATTGGCCTGCAAAAAGGGAAAATGCGGCGAAAGCTACGTTTTAGCCGGCGAACAAATTTCAGTACAGGACTTATTTTTAGAGCTTGAAAAACTTACTGGAATAAAAGCTCCCTCATTAAAAGTACCGTTATGGCTTGTCAATGTAGTAAGTAAAGTTTCTCCATTATATTATAAAGTTACCGGCAAAGAACCTCTTTTTACGACATATTCCATTGATGTAATTAACAGTAACTCCAAAATAAGTTCTAATAAAGCATTTAATGAACTGGGTTATTTTCCTAGGCCTATAAAAGAGTCAATTAAAGATTCTGTGGAATGGATCAGGAAAAATATTGAATTTTAACTATCTGAACCTTCAGCCTTAAAATAGTTTTAACTTGTTTTCTGTTTTATTTAGATCAAAATACCGCAATTTATTTATATAAGTTTCACAATAATATCGATCAGTCGATATCGGGTGCTTGATATTGATAGGAAGTATATCAATAATAATTGATATAAATTGAATTATAACAAGAATAAAATATCAAGTTAGCGATATTATATCGACATTTCGATAGGAGGTAAAGATTTATTATGTGGGGCAACTGGAGAAACAAGTTGAGCGATTTCAAAGAAATTCATGACAAACTTGAAGAACTGGGAAAACTCGGTGGTTTAAGAATATGGATAATTCATGTTCTAGATCGCGGGCCAAAAAACGGTGTGGAAATAATGGACGCCATACAAGAACACCATGAACAATTCCATCAAATGGCAGACATGAGACGCAATATAAGAGATGATCCAGAGTATTACAAGCGTATGGACAAAAATGATAAACACTACTATAAACATCTGAACAGGACAATGAAACACGCATCACGAAGGCCTTCACCAGGTTCAGTATATCCTATGCTCAAAAAAATGGTTTCTGAAGGATTTATTGTCAAGCAGGAAGACGGTCGGTATGAACTAACAGATTTAGGACGTGAAACATACACCAACATATTTGGGCCTTCACCTAGATCACATGAAGAAATAGATCGAAGCGCACAGGCAGTAGAAAATGCATTAACCGAAATTGAAAGCTACGTATCTTATTTAAACGATATTAAAAAAGAAAAATTGGTTCCACATAAAGAATGGATAGGAACATTAAGCGAAAAACTCAAAAAAATGAAGGATTCGCTCAAAGAGGAATAATTTAAAGTTAATAATTAATTAATACAATAAATAGTCCGATTACACCATAAAAACTGCTATAAGCAGTTTTTAACTATACATTTTTGCGTATTTAGATTTAAGTTAGCTACGGCTCTCTTCGATCAGTAAATAAAATGAGAAATAGGAGAAAAATATGACAGAATATGCCATAGAATTAAATAATCTCACTAAAAAGTTTGGTGATTTTACAGCAGTAGATGATTTATCACTTACTGTAAACGAAGGAGAAATATTTGGCTTTTTAGGTCCAAATGGCGCGGGGAAAAGTACCACCATAAGAATGCTCTGTACGCTCGCCCAACCTACATCTGGATCGGCTAAAGTTGCAGGTTACGACCTGATTAAAGATTCTGCCAGAGTTCGGGAAAATATTGGGCTGGTTGCAGAGAAAATGATTATGTATGACAGGCTTACCGCTGCTGAAAACCTCAGGTTCTTTGGAAAACTCTATGAAATACCAAAGCAGAAACTTGAAGAGAGAATTGACGAACTGCTTGAACTGGTTGACATGCAGGAATGGAAGAACACGCAGATATCCAAATTTTCCACAGGTATGAAACAGAGAATTAATGTTATCCGGGCATTATTGCCAGAGCCCAAGATTGTATTCATGGATGAACCAACACTCGGGCTTGACCCACAGACAACATTTTCCATAAGAGACATTACAAGGGAAATCAACGACAGTGGAGTAACAGTGATACTTACAACTCACGCTATGGTAGAAGCAGAAGCCTTGAGCGACAGAGTTGCTATTATCGACCATGGTAAAGTCGCTGCCCTTGATACGCCACAGAAACTGAAGAATATGATAAAAAACAGCGATACAACAGTTTTCGGCACCAAAATTACAAATCTAACATCTGATTTAATTGGAAAGATCAATTCACTTGATGTTGTAACTGCAGTATCCCAACAGGACGATTATAATCTGAAAATTAGTGCTAAAGGTGATGATGCACTTAATCAGATCATCGATGCTGTCCGTCATGAAGGCGGTAATATCGCATCAATAACAAACAGCAATGAATCAACTCTAGAAGATGTTTTCTTAGCTGTAACCGGTAAAGAAATGCGTGACCAGGCCAGTGAAAAAGCAGCCCCCGTACATCATGGGCATGGACATGCACCTAAAGCGAGGGTGAGGTGAAACCATGGATGCAATGAAGATGTTAAAAGACAGTTACCATGTAATGGCTAAGGACATGCTTGAACTTAGGCGCAACAAAATGTCTCTGGCAGCCCTTTTTATCATGCCATTGATTTTCCTGGTCATGTTCGGTTTCATTTTCCCAACTGGTAACACTCAATTGAACATGCCAGTAGGGCTGGTTAACCTCGATCATGGACAGGGAAGTAACGAATTCATAGCACAGCTTGAAACAGTTAATAATAACACCCATTATATGGCATTAACGAACTTCACGGGTGTTGATGATGCCATGACACAGGTAAAAGAAGGAAAGCTATCAGGTGTAATTATTATACCGCAGGGATTCTCCGATAACATAACAAATGGAAAATCCGGTACTTTCACGGCTTATATTGATAACAGTATACCCCAAAGCTCAGCGCAGATACAGCAAGCATTATCCGGCACTGTAATTAGTATGAACAACATTAAAGCCGAAGCTAATGTCATGAACTTAAGCAAAGCCACAAATCAGATCGTTAACCCCCAGGCAATGATTTTCCCTTACACACCGAATGTCGAGACATCTATACCTGGCCAAACAAATTACTTCAACTTCCTGGCACCTGGACTGATGATCATGATTGTGATGATGTCCGTTATGACAGGTATTCCTGAAGCCATTTCCAAAGAAAAAGAAATAGGCACATTTGACGGGATGTTATCAGCCCCAATCAGTCAGATCTCAGTTATAATCGGTAAAACTGCAGCACTGTGTACAAGAGGTTTTATCCAGTGTATCATAATACTTGCAATCGCGATACTCCTCTTTGGAGTCACTATTCAAGGAAATATCCTGCTGGCATTCTTCATGCTTCTTTTGGGGATATTCAGCTTCATAGGAATCGGAATAATGGCCATTTCCATGTCTGGAGACCAGGCATCAAGTACAATGATCGTGAACCTGCTGATGTTCCCAATGATGTTCCTTGGAGGAGTATTCTACCCAATTCAGCAGATGCCATGGTTCATGCAGATTATTTCGCAGTTTATTCCCCTGACATATGCTGCAGATGCAATGCGTAAAATAATGCTCTTGAATGCAGGTATCAGTGACGTAATGACACAGATAGTCATACTTGTAGTGTTTGGTATCGTTACAATGGCTATTGCTGTACCATTATTCAGAAAATCAATGACAAGATGAATAATAGCCAACAGGATTTAATTAAAAAAGATATTTAATGTTTGAAATTGTGGGTTAAACCACCATTCAAACATTTATTTAAAAATTAGAGGATCATATACCATAAAATATAATTTATAGTGTTTGGTATTGTTACAATGGCCATTGCTGTACTATTATTCAAAAAATCAATGACAAGATGAATAATAGCCAACAGGATTTAATTAAAAAAGATATTTAATGTTTGAAATTGTGGGTTAAACCACCATTCAAACATTTATTTAAAAATTAGAGGATCATATACCATAAAATATAATTTATAGTGTTTGGTATTGTTACAATGGCCATTGCTGTACTATTATTCAAAAAATCAATGACAAGATGAATAATAGCTAACAGGATTTAATTAAAAAAGATATTTAATGTTTGAAATTGTGGGTTAAACCACCATTTAAACATTTATTTAAAAATTAGGAGGATTATATACCGTAAAATATAATTTCAAAGTTCAGGAGGGAACAATTATGGAATTTGAAAATACAATAAGAAAAATTATTGAAAAAGAGTGTGAAGATTACTTTTTAGGCATTGCAGACTTGTCCCTTGCAGAAAATGACATACTTAAACAGTATGAATCATTTTTTGATGAATATCCTCGAGCAATATCCATTGGAATTACATTACCTTATACAGCCACACGTAAAACAGTAGATAAAAATACCAAAGTTTATAATGAAACCAACCAGCAATTAAACGCAATTACTGTGAGTTTAAGCAAATTACTGCAACGAAATGGATATAAAACTCTATCCATCCCTAAAACAGAAAAAGTAGATGATAATAACTTTATTTCATTACATAAACTGGCTGCAAATGTGGCAAATCTTGGAAAAATTGAGAAAAATGGTTTATTGATAACGCCAGAAGCAGGTTCTGGAGTTAATTGGGGTACGATACTTACGGATGCTCCCCTTGAAGCGGCAAATCAATGAATTTTAAAGTGGGATGAAAATGTTTACAAACTTAAGATTGAACATGCTAAATAAAAAAGCT
It encodes:
- a CDS encoding 4Fe-4S ferredoxin, producing the protein MEFENTIRKIIEKECEDYFLGIADLSLAENDILKQYESFFDEYPRAISIGITLPYTATRKTVDKNTKVYNETNQQLNAITVSLSKLLQRNGYKTLSIPKTEKVDDNNFISLHKLAANVANLGKIEKNGLLITPEAGSGVNWGTILTDAPLEAANQ
- a CDS encoding ABC transporter permease produces the protein MDAMKMLKDSYHVMAKDMLELRRNKMSLAALFIMPLIFLVMFGFIFPTGNTQLNMPVGLVNLDHGQGSNEFIAQLETVNNNTHYMALTNFTGVDDAMTQVKEGKLSGVIIIPQGFSDNITNGKSGTFTAYIDNSIPQSSAQIQQALSGTVISMNNIKAEANVMNLSKATNQIVNPQAMIFPYTPNVETSIPGQTNYFNFLAPGLMIMIVMMSVMTGIPEAISKEKEIGTFDGMLSAPISQISVIIGKTAALCTRGFIQCIIILAIAILLFGVTIQGNILLAFFMLLLGIFSFIGIGIMAISMSGDQASSTMIVNLLMFPMMFLGGVFYPIQQMPWFMQIISQFIPLTYAADAMRKIMLLNAGISDVMTQIVILVVFGIVTMAIAVPLFRKSMTR
- a CDS encoding ATP-binding cassette domain-containing protein, translated to MTEYAIELNNLTKKFGDFTAVDDLSLTVNEGEIFGFLGPNGAGKSTTIRMLCTLAQPTSGSAKVAGYDLIKDSARVRENIGLVAEKMIMYDRLTAAENLRFFGKLYEIPKQKLEERIDELLELVDMQEWKNTQISKFSTGMKQRINVIRALLPEPKIVFMDEPTLGLDPQTTFSIRDITREINDSGVTVILTTHAMVEAEALSDRVAIIDHGKVAALDTPQKLKNMIKNSDTTVFGTKITNLTSDLIGKINSLDVVTAVSQQDDYNLKISAKGDDALNQIIDAVRHEGGNIASITNSNESTLEDVFLAVTGKEMRDQASEKAAPVHHGHGHAPKARVR
- a CDS encoding helix-turn-helix transcriptional regulator — protein: MSDFKEIHDKLEELGKLGGLRIWIIHVLDRGPKNGVEIMDAIQEHHEQFHQMADMRRNIRDDPEYYKRMDKNDKHYYKHLNRTMKHASRRPSPGSVYPMLKKMVSEGFIVKQEDGRYELTDLGRETYTNIFGPSPRSHEEIDRSAQAVENALTEIESYVSYLNDIKKEKLVPHKEWIGTLSEKLKKMKDSLKEE